A stretch of Pelagicoccus sp. SDUM812003 DNA encodes these proteins:
- the hisB gene encoding imidazoleglycerol-phosphate dehydratase HisB: MAEERIASLERNTKETRIAAELNVDGKGRADIATGIPFFDHMLTLFAGHGLFDLTVKADGDIEVDYHHTVEDVGIVLGELFKKALGDKSGITRYGFFILPMDECLTRVAIDLGNRPYLAYKVSAPTSYVRDFNIILIKEFCRGFSNSLGANLHIELEYGEEPHHIVESIFKCMARAIDAASRIDPRMEGRLPSTKGML; this comes from the coding sequence ATGGCTGAAGAACGCATAGCATCCCTCGAGCGCAATACGAAGGAAACCCGTATCGCGGCAGAGCTGAACGTCGACGGAAAGGGCAGAGCGGACATCGCGACTGGCATCCCTTTCTTCGACCACATGCTTACCTTGTTCGCGGGCCATGGACTGTTCGACCTCACGGTGAAGGCGGACGGAGACATCGAGGTCGACTACCACCACACCGTGGAGGATGTTGGCATCGTTTTAGGCGAGCTCTTCAAGAAGGCGCTTGGCGACAAGTCGGGCATCACGCGCTATGGTTTTTTCATCCTGCCCATGGACGAGTGCCTCACCCGGGTGGCCATCGATTTGGGCAACCGGCCCTACCTGGCCTACAAGGTGTCCGCTCCGACAAGCTACGTGCGCGATTTCAACATCATCCTGATCAAGGAATTCTGCCGAGGCTTTTCCAACAGTCTGGGAGCGAACCTGCACATCGAGTTGGAGTATGGCGAAGAGCCGCACCACATCGTGGAGAGCATCTTCAAGTGCATGGCGCGAGCGATCGATGCCGCCTCGCGTATCGATCCGCGCATGGAAGGACGGCTTCCTTCGACCAAGGGCATGCTTTAG